The Haloarchaeobius amylolyticus genome window below encodes:
- a CDS encoding PAS domain-containing protein, which translates to MVTSASLEVLLDHTQDKIILLDPDGEIQYVNEGARRILGFDPDDLVGEDAFSYLHPDDVERTRAAFEQAIESEGYTETSVEYRHRADDGSWVWLEGRMSNVTDDSLDGYVVSSRCISDRIEAQRESRETAARLRELSSTTGEVLWMFDSDWSELLFVNPAYEAVFGGSIEEVESDPAAFLDQIHPADLPAVEEAMERISAGESVEMEYRVNPEKDYNVWLWVQGEPIVEDGEVVRVTGFCRDITDRHRRERQLYVMDNILRHNLRNSLGIILGNAQLIEEDIPDAADRTAVIRQTGEELLASAEKEREIIEVITEQTMPRRLDVSSLVAESVETIRSRFPRAQIEYEGVDEAHASVIDEFGLAVLELLENTVTHSLRDEPTARVTLEQDDETVTLCIEDDAPEIPEVESRVLRGDHEMDEVYHSSGLGLWLVYWVVTLSNGSITVETLGEETRNRVQVTVPRALRDD; encoded by the coding sequence ATGGTGACCTCGGCTTCACTCGAGGTGCTGCTCGACCACACGCAGGACAAGATCATCCTCCTCGACCCGGACGGGGAGATACAGTACGTCAACGAGGGCGCGAGGCGCATCCTCGGCTTCGACCCCGACGACCTCGTCGGCGAGGACGCCTTCTCGTACCTCCACCCCGACGACGTCGAACGGACGAGGGCAGCGTTCGAGCAGGCCATCGAGAGCGAGGGCTACACCGAGACCTCGGTGGAGTACCGCCACCGGGCCGACGACGGGTCGTGGGTGTGGCTGGAGGGACGGATGTCGAACGTGACCGACGACTCGCTCGACGGCTACGTGGTGAGTTCCCGGTGTATCTCCGACCGTATCGAGGCCCAGCGCGAGAGCAGGGAGACGGCGGCCCGGTTGCGGGAACTGTCCTCGACGACCGGCGAGGTGCTGTGGATGTTCGACAGCGACTGGTCCGAACTGCTGTTCGTCAATCCCGCCTACGAGGCGGTCTTCGGCGGGTCCATCGAGGAGGTCGAATCGGACCCGGCCGCGTTCCTCGACCAGATACACCCAGCGGACCTCCCGGCCGTCGAGGAGGCGATGGAACGCATCTCGGCGGGGGAGTCCGTCGAGATGGAGTACCGCGTCAACCCGGAGAAGGACTACAACGTCTGGCTCTGGGTCCAGGGCGAACCCATCGTCGAGGACGGCGAGGTCGTCCGGGTGACGGGTTTCTGCCGGGACATCACGGACCGCCACCGCCGGGAACGCCAGCTGTACGTGATGGACAACATCCTGCGACACAACCTCCGCAACAGCCTCGGTATCATCCTCGGGAACGCCCAGCTCATCGAGGAGGACATCCCCGACGCGGCCGACCGGACCGCGGTCATCCGCCAGACCGGCGAGGAACTCCTCGCGAGCGCCGAGAAGGAACGCGAGATAATCGAGGTCATCACGGAACAGACGATGCCCCGGCGGCTCGACGTGTCGTCGCTCGTCGCCGAGAGCGTCGAGACCATCCGGTCGCGGTTCCCGCGGGCACAGATCGAGTACGAGGGCGTCGACGAGGCCCACGCGTCTGTCATCGACGAGTTCGGACTGGCCGTCCTGGAGCTCCTCGAGAACACGGTCACCCACAGCCTGCGCGACGAGCCGACGGCCCGGGTCACCCTCGAGCAGGACGACGAGACGGTGACGCTGTGCATCGAGGACGACGCACCCGAGATACCCGAGGTCGAGTCGCGCGTCCTCCGGGGGGACCACGAGATGGACGAGGTGTACCACAGCAGCGGCCTCGGGCTCTGGCTCGTCTACTGGGTGGTGACGCTCTCGAACGGGAGCATCACGGTCGAGACCCTCGGAGAGGAGACGAGGAACCGGGTGCAGGTGACGGTTCCCCGGGCCCTGCGCGACGACTGA
- the bcp gene encoding thioredoxin-dependent thiol peroxidase, with product MLDEGEAAPDFELHDQNGDSVSLSDYRGQRVVLYFYPRANTEGCTTQACSFRDNWDAYQTHDIAVLGVSDDEVSDLKTFEGDHDLPVTLLSDPDGEVSTLYESYGEKQMFGNTFDGVFRNTYVIDESGAIERVYEGVDPEEHAETILSDLGLDLD from the coding sequence ATGCTCGACGAAGGCGAGGCGGCTCCGGACTTCGAACTGCACGACCAGAACGGCGACTCGGTCTCGCTCTCGGACTACCGCGGCCAGCGCGTCGTCCTGTACTTCTATCCCCGCGCGAACACCGAGGGCTGCACGACGCAGGCCTGCTCGTTCCGCGACAACTGGGACGCGTACCAGACCCACGACATCGCCGTCCTCGGCGTCAGCGACGACGAGGTCTCCGACCTCAAGACGTTCGAGGGGGACCACGACCTGCCCGTGACCCTGCTCTCGGACCCCGACGGCGAGGTGTCGACCCTCTACGAGTCCTACGGCGAGAAGCAGATGTTCGGGAACACCTTCGACGGCGTGTTCCGGAACACGTACGTCATCGACGAGTCCGGGGCCATCGAACGCGTCTACGAGGGCGTCGACCCCGAGGAACACGCGGAGACGATTCTATCGGACCTCGGCCTCGACCTCGACTGA
- a CDS encoding MOSC domain-containing protein — protein MTGTVESIHIARESGDPVETVETVEAVAGAGLRGDRYFDESGTFSDGTPRGITLIEVEAIEAAERDYDISLDPGEHRRNVTTRGVALNHLVDAEFRVGDAVCRGVELCEPCSYLESLTEDGVASSLVHRGGLRAEIIETGTLSVGDGVEPR, from the coding sequence ATGACAGGGACGGTCGAGTCCATCCACATCGCACGCGAGTCCGGCGACCCCGTCGAGACGGTCGAAACCGTCGAGGCGGTCGCCGGCGCGGGCCTCCGGGGGGACCGCTACTTCGACGAGTCGGGGACGTTCTCCGACGGGACACCGCGGGGTATCACGCTCATCGAGGTCGAGGCCATCGAGGCGGCCGAGCGCGACTACGATATCTCCCTCGACCCGGGGGAACACCGGCGGAACGTCACCACCCGCGGCGTCGCCCTGAACCACCTCGTCGACGCGGAGTTCCGCGTCGGCGACGCGGTCTGTCGCGGCGTCGAGCTGTGCGAGCCCTGCTCGTACCTCGAATCGCTCACCGAGGACGGCGTCGCCTCCTCGCTGGTCCACCGCGGCGGCCTGCGCGCCGAGATAATCGAGACGGGGACGCTTTCGGTCGGGGACGGCGTCGAACCGCGCTGA
- the priS gene encoding DNA primase small subunit PriS, producing MEERTRRYLRGRFGDHYRQLSVTPPPDANEREWGWVTWSAGGTTMVRHNSWLDIGDLGTFLADERPRHVYFSAGRYDDPGAGSMSKKGWRSSDLVFDLDADHLPGVDPEEDAYADMLETCKGALFRLLELLEDDFGFEDLTIVFSGGRGYHVHVRDEGVKELGRGHRREIVDYVLATDVDFDTLLQHEAVAGIGRKTPADKKTLDTTGGWSRRVQRRIEAYVDDLLELDDEDALARLQELDGIGQGRAEGILNAARTNVDQIRAGNVDVHPAFLTLARSLAAETFTEETAPIDEPVTTDINRLIRLPGSLHGGSGLEVTRIPRADLEDFDPLHDAVPRTFIGSEIRVTVTEPVEVHLGGGTFTLERGAHTVPEYVGVFLMARGQAEKGKE from the coding sequence ATGGAAGAGCGCACCCGACGGTACCTCCGCGGTCGCTTCGGCGACCACTATCGACAGCTGTCGGTGACGCCGCCGCCGGACGCGAACGAGCGCGAGTGGGGGTGGGTCACCTGGAGTGCCGGTGGGACGACGATGGTCCGGCACAACTCGTGGCTGGACATCGGCGACCTCGGGACCTTCCTCGCGGACGAGCGCCCGCGCCACGTCTACTTCTCGGCCGGGCGGTACGACGACCCCGGCGCGGGGTCGATGTCGAAGAAGGGTTGGCGGTCCTCGGACCTCGTCTTCGACCTCGACGCCGACCACCTGCCGGGCGTCGACCCCGAAGAGGACGCCTACGCCGACATGCTCGAGACCTGCAAGGGCGCGCTCTTCCGCCTCTTAGAGCTGCTGGAGGACGACTTCGGCTTCGAGGACCTCACCATCGTCTTCTCGGGCGGCCGGGGCTACCACGTCCACGTCCGCGACGAGGGCGTCAAGGAACTCGGCCGCGGCCACCGACGCGAGATCGTCGACTACGTGCTGGCGACCGACGTGGACTTCGACACGTTGCTCCAGCACGAGGCGGTCGCCGGCATCGGCCGGAAGACCCCGGCCGACAAGAAGACCCTCGACACCACCGGCGGGTGGAGTCGCCGGGTGCAGCGCCGCATCGAGGCGTACGTCGACGACCTGCTCGAACTCGACGACGAGGACGCACTGGCGCGCCTACAGGAACTCGACGGTATCGGGCAGGGCCGCGCCGAGGGCATCCTGAACGCCGCGCGGACGAACGTCGACCAGATACGCGCCGGCAACGTGGACGTCCACCCGGCGTTCCTGACCCTCGCACGCAGCCTCGCCGCGGAGACGTTCACCGAGGAGACCGCCCCCATCGACGAGCCGGTGACGACCGACATCAACCGACTCATCCGGCTCCCGGGGAGCCTCCACGGCGGGAGCGGCCTCGAGGTGACGCGCATCCCGCGGGCCGACCTCGAGGACTTCGACCCGCTGCACGACGCGGTTCCCCGCACCTTCATCGGGAGCGAGATTCGGGTCACGGTCACCGAACCGGTCGAGGTACACCTCGGTGGCGGTACATTTACGTTGGAGCGTGGCGCACACACTGTACCGGAGTACGTGGGCGTGTTCTTGATGGCCCGCGGGCAGGCCGAGAAGGGGAAAGAATGA
- a CDS encoding GNAT family N-acetyltransferase, whose product MSVNIDTRVVGPGNDEYVEDAWQLKERIRQREGVLKQRKGFFSDAYRRSKVHLFVEDGPSTSIIGFCAVRRDGYILFLAVDPSHRGEDIGKKLVAMVAEEHRSVTCHARTTNENALRFYEHLGFDIKRRIDNYYEDGGDAYYLKLGDDASLTARLSEFMRR is encoded by the coding sequence GTGAGCGTCAACATCGACACGCGCGTCGTCGGTCCGGGGAACGACGAGTACGTCGAGGATGCGTGGCAGCTCAAAGAGCGCATCCGACAGCGCGAGGGCGTCCTCAAGCAGCGCAAGGGCTTCTTCAGCGACGCCTACCGGCGGTCGAAGGTCCACCTCTTCGTCGAGGACGGCCCGAGCACGTCCATCATCGGGTTCTGTGCGGTCCGCCGGGACGGGTACATCCTCTTCCTCGCCGTCGACCCCAGCCACCGCGGCGAGGACATCGGGAAGAAGCTCGTCGCGATGGTCGCGGAGGAACACCGCTCCGTGACATGCCACGCCCGGACCACGAACGAGAACGCGCTACGGTTCTACGAACACCTCGGGTTCGACATCAAACGACGCATCGACAACTACTACGAGGACGGCGGCGACGCCTACTACCTGAAGCTCGGCGACGACGCGAGCCTGACCGCGCGGCTCTCCGAGTTCATGCGCCGGTAG
- a CDS encoding DUF502 domain-containing protein: MLSAGGEEFERTREAGRTVVDTIRDAFVAGLAIVVPVIVTLVVLNVLAGYVFSTLSGFVEFIQAYDLSPAEARVFAAITPATAELVLQILTLVVLTAVILGLGFLTRFTFGERFIQYADDFIGAIPGVGSVYDGFREMSDVIVESDQQNFRDVKLVEFPQEDTYTLGFLTADTPAALQAAAGRNDMVTVFLPLAPNPVMGGNLVHVPEHRVEDVDMTVEEGIRTIVTSGVATGDGSANGDARLSEAELSQMDAFQQAEDRMGRSEADEATDPIDNRQTEADVASRDAK; encoded by the coding sequence ATGCTGTCAGCTGGTGGCGAAGAGTTCGAGCGGACTCGCGAGGCAGGTCGGACCGTCGTCGATACCATCAGGGACGCCTTCGTCGCCGGGCTCGCCATCGTGGTCCCGGTCATCGTGACGCTGGTGGTCCTCAACGTGCTCGCGGGCTACGTCTTCTCGACGCTCTCCGGGTTCGTCGAGTTCATCCAGGCGTACGACCTCAGCCCCGCCGAGGCACGGGTCTTCGCGGCCATCACGCCCGCGACGGCCGAACTCGTCCTGCAGATACTGACCCTGGTGGTGCTCACCGCGGTCATCCTCGGCCTCGGCTTCCTGACGCGGTTCACCTTCGGCGAGCGGTTCATCCAGTACGCCGACGACTTCATCGGCGCCATCCCCGGCGTCGGCTCGGTGTACGACGGCTTCCGCGAGATGTCGGACGTCATCGTCGAGAGCGACCAGCAGAACTTCCGCGACGTGAAACTCGTCGAGTTCCCGCAGGAGGACACCTACACCCTCGGGTTCCTCACCGCCGACACCCCCGCGGCCCTCCAGGCCGCCGCCGGCCGCAACGACATGGTGACCGTCTTCCTCCCGCTGGCGCCCAACCCGGTGATGGGCGGGAACCTCGTCCACGTCCCCGAGCACCGCGTCGAGGACGTCGACATGACCGTCGAGGAGGGCATCCGGACCATCGTGACCAGCGGGGTCGCGACCGGCGACGGCTCCGCGAACGGCGATGCCCGCCTCTCCGAGGCCGAACTCAGCCAGATGGACGCCTTCCAGCAGGCCGAGGACCGGATGGGCCGGAGCGAGGCGGACGAGGCGACCGACCCCATCGACAACCGACAGACAGAGGCCGACGTGGCGAGTAGAGACGCCAAATGA
- a CDS encoding archease: MSFQLRDHTADVAVEATGDSLEETFAAVADGLTAAMCDEWPDTGDRFSFALDAENAEALLFDYLDQLIYERDVRLVLPVENAASIAEADGEWHLEGSARGVPLDEVSARDIKAVTYSEMAVEETADGWRAYVVLDV, translated from the coding sequence ATGAGTTTCCAGCTCCGGGACCACACCGCCGACGTGGCCGTCGAGGCCACCGGCGACAGCCTCGAGGAGACGTTCGCCGCGGTCGCCGACGGCCTCACCGCCGCGATGTGCGACGAGTGGCCGGACACCGGCGACCGGTTCTCGTTCGCCCTCGACGCCGAGAACGCCGAGGCGCTCCTGTTCGACTACCTCGACCAGCTCATCTACGAGCGCGACGTGCGCCTCGTCCTCCCCGTCGAGAACGCGGCCAGTATCGCGGAGGCCGACGGCGAGTGGCACCTCGAGGGCAGCGCCCGCGGCGTCCCCCTCGACGAGGTCTCGGCCCGCGACATCAAGGCCGTCACCTACTCCGAGATGGCCGTCGAGGAGACCGCCGATGGCTGGCGGGCGTACGTCGTCCTCGACGTCTGA
- a CDS encoding RtcB family protein, translating into MDTYDAGDVTLRKVRDYVWEIPKEGDMRVPARVLASESLLDEISDDKTLEQLKNSTQLPGITKYAICMPDGHQGYGFPVGGVGAMDAENGCISPGAIGYDINCGVRMMKTNLTYDDLQGREEELVEALFANIPSGLGGGGVFEGTIDDIENILDHGMEWALANDWAVPEDLEHCEDEGVRHDADPSKISQKAKDRGKNQVGSLGSGNHFLEVQRVTDVYRDDVAAEFGLEEDQIVVLIHCGSRGLGHQTCTDYLRKIEKTHAGLLKQLPDKELAAAPAGSQLADDYYGAMCAAINFAWVNRQLIMHRTRQVFEKVFGRDWQDMEMDLLYDVAHNIGKKEVHEVGIDADGEAVPDEDAVDFEERELYVHRKGATRAFPAGRPELPPAYQGVGQPIIIPGSMGAGSYVLRGGEQSMKETFGSTAHGAGRLMSRTQAKKDYWGGDVQDELREQQHIYVKAQSGATIAEEAPGVYKDVDEVVRVSDELGIGDKVVRTFPVCNIKG; encoded by the coding sequence ATGGACACCTACGACGCAGGCGACGTCACGCTCCGGAAGGTCCGTGACTACGTCTGGGAGATTCCGAAGGAAGGCGACATGCGCGTCCCGGCGCGCGTGCTCGCCAGCGAGTCGCTCCTGGACGAGATCAGCGACGACAAGACGCTCGAACAGCTGAAGAACTCGACGCAGCTCCCCGGCATCACGAAGTACGCCATCTGCATGCCCGACGGCCACCAGGGCTACGGCTTCCCCGTCGGCGGGGTCGGCGCGATGGACGCCGAGAACGGCTGCATCTCACCCGGCGCGATCGGCTACGACATCAACTGCGGCGTCCGGATGATGAAGACGAACCTGACCTACGACGACCTCCAGGGCCGCGAGGAGGAACTCGTCGAGGCGCTGTTCGCCAACATCCCCTCGGGCCTCGGCGGTGGCGGCGTCTTCGAGGGCACCATCGACGACATCGAGAACATCCTCGACCACGGGATGGAGTGGGCGCTGGCCAACGACTGGGCCGTCCCCGAGGACCTCGAACACTGCGAGGACGAGGGCGTGCGCCACGACGCCGACCCCTCGAAGATATCCCAGAAGGCGAAGGACCGCGGCAAGAACCAGGTCGGCAGCCTCGGCTCGGGCAACCACTTCCTCGAGGTCCAGCGCGTCACCGACGTCTACCGCGACGACGTGGCCGCAGAGTTCGGGCTGGAGGAGGACCAGATCGTCGTCCTCATCCACTGCGGGTCGCGCGGCCTCGGCCACCAGACCTGCACCGACTACCTGCGCAAGATCGAGAAGACCCACGCCGGCCTCCTCAAACAGCTCCCGGACAAGGAGCTGGCGGCGGCTCCCGCCGGCTCGCAACTCGCCGACGACTACTACGGCGCGATGTGTGCCGCCATCAACTTCGCGTGGGTGAACCGCCAGCTCATCATGCACCGCACCCGGCAGGTGTTCGAGAAGGTGTTCGGCCGCGACTGGCAGGACATGGAGATGGACCTGCTGTACGACGTGGCCCACAACATCGGGAAGAAGGAGGTCCACGAGGTCGGCATCGACGCGGACGGCGAGGCCGTCCCCGACGAGGACGCCGTCGACTTCGAGGAGCGCGAACTCTACGTCCACCGCAAGGGCGCGACCCGGGCCTTCCCGGCCGGACGCCCCGAACTCCCGCCCGCCTACCAGGGCGTCGGCCAGCCCATCATCATCCCCGGCAGCATGGGTGCGGGCAGCTACGTCCTCCGCGGCGGCGAACAGTCCATGAAGGAGACGTTCGGCTCGACCGCCCACGGTGCGGGCCGGCTGATGAGCCGCACCCAGGCGAAGAAGGACTACTGGGGCGGCGACGTGCAGGACGAACTCCGCGAGCAACAGCACATCTACGTCAAGGCCCAGTCCGGCGCGACCATCGCCGAGGAGGCCCCCGGCGTCTACAAGGACGTCGACGAGGTCGTCCGCGTCAGCGACGAACTCGGCATCGGTGACAAGGTCGTCCGGACCTTCCCCGTCTGCAACATCAAGGGCTGA
- a CDS encoding translation initiation factor eIF-2B has product MIDETVEEIEEMQTHSSSVVAVKATQALADLLDREYATVEEFQRGLERNAKALQRANPSHASLHNAMRGVCTHVDGADPETVTDAKAALSEAIESVVDDVEHGKRRAAENATDLIEDGTTVLTHDYSSTVLEAVELATRDGAYIDVYVTEARPRYLGRKTARTLAGNDRVETHLLTDSGAGYYMDECDRVLIGMDCIVEDTLYNRVGTFPIAATAAQCDVPVTVVGSGAKIIEDGFRFENEFRSPSEVMREPAEGFEVCNPAYDETPVSLLESVVTDDGERTF; this is encoded by the coding sequence ATGATAGACGAGACAGTCGAGGAGATCGAAGAGATGCAGACGCACTCCTCGTCGGTCGTCGCCGTCAAGGCGACCCAGGCGCTCGCCGACCTGCTCGACCGGGAGTACGCGACGGTCGAGGAGTTCCAGCGCGGCCTGGAACGCAACGCGAAGGCGCTCCAGCGCGCGAACCCGTCGCACGCCTCCCTGCACAACGCGATGCGCGGGGTCTGCACCCACGTCGACGGTGCCGACCCGGAGACGGTCACCGACGCGAAGGCGGCACTGAGCGAGGCCATCGAGTCCGTCGTCGACGACGTCGAGCACGGGAAACGTCGCGCCGCGGAGAACGCGACGGACCTCATCGAGGACGGCACGACCGTCCTCACGCACGACTACTCCTCGACCGTCCTCGAGGCCGTCGAGCTGGCGACCCGCGACGGTGCGTACATCGACGTGTACGTCACGGAGGCCCGCCCGCGCTACCTCGGCCGGAAGACCGCCCGGACGCTCGCCGGGAACGACCGCGTCGAGACGCACCTGCTCACCGACAGTGGCGCCGGCTACTACATGGACGAGTGCGACCGCGTCCTCATCGGGATGGACTGCATCGTCGAGGACACCCTGTACAACCGCGTCGGGACCTTCCCCATCGCGGCGACGGCCGCCCAGTGCGACGTACCCGTGACCGTGGTCGGGTCCGGCGCGAAGATCATCGAGGACGGCTTCCGGTTCGAGAACGAGTTCCGCTCGCCCAGCGAGGTGATGCGCGAGCCGGCCGAGGGGTTCGAGGTGTGCAACCCGGCCTACGACGAGACGCCGGTGTCGCTGCTCGAGTCGGTCGTCACCGACGACGGCGAGAGAACGTTCTGA
- the trmB gene encoding HTH-type sugar sensing transcriptional regulator TrmB yields MPSDDLRGTIERVGDRFNLGEYEIDAYLTVLDHGQLTASEIADRTEIPQPRVYDTVRSLSDRGLVELRESRPMKIIAVDPDDAFSDVQSSLTEMVDELAARYTAPARDTEAVSLVKSRSTILRYLEEVIDAAEYELSLSLTPDLLERFQDLLATRHHEGISIELLVTPASSAPDPDEYDYSRIATSVRARRGITSPVIAVADGEYSIYATQDALRDDQDRYGVIFNRSALGFLVSGFFGTVLWTTASELYSDGEDRPFPRRYSSIRRTVKDLMEEGGEFYATIEGRDVETGAPRIVQGRITDISFEMTEEVAGLTLETGDGDELTVGGRVAALEDIEAHEITVGRNEPPEVER; encoded by the coding sequence ATGCCATCCGACGACCTCCGTGGGACCATCGAACGTGTGGGGGACCGGTTCAATCTCGGCGAGTACGAGATCGACGCCTACCTCACCGTCCTCGACCACGGCCAGCTCACGGCGAGCGAGATCGCCGACCGGACAGAGATACCCCAGCCCCGGGTGTACGACACGGTGCGAAGCCTCTCCGACCGCGGCCTCGTCGAACTCCGCGAGTCCCGGCCGATGAAGATCATCGCGGTCGACCCCGACGACGCCTTCTCCGACGTGCAGTCCTCGCTCACGGAGATGGTCGACGAACTCGCGGCACGGTACACCGCCCCCGCCCGCGACACCGAGGCCGTCTCGCTGGTGAAGTCCCGCTCGACCATCCTGCGCTACCTCGAGGAGGTCATCGACGCCGCCGAGTACGAACTCTCGCTCTCGCTCACGCCCGACCTGCTGGAGCGGTTCCAGGACCTGCTGGCGACCCGCCACCACGAGGGCATCAGCATCGAACTCCTGGTCACGCCGGCCTCCAGCGCCCCGGACCCGGACGAGTACGACTACAGCCGCATCGCGACCTCGGTCCGCGCCCGGCGCGGTATCACCAGCCCGGTCATCGCGGTCGCCGACGGCGAGTACTCCATCTACGCGACCCAGGACGCCCTGCGCGACGACCAGGACCGCTACGGCGTCATCTTCAACCGGTCCGCACTGGGCTTCCTCGTCTCCGGGTTCTTCGGGACGGTCCTCTGGACGACCGCGAGCGAACTCTACAGCGACGGCGAGGACCGGCCGTTCCCGCGTCGCTACTCCTCGATCCGCCGGACGGTCAAGGACCTCATGGAGGAGGGTGGCGAGTTCTACGCCACCATCGAGGGCCGCGACGTCGAGACCGGTGCCCCCCGCATCGTGCAGGGGCGCATCACCGACATCTCCTTCGAGATGACCGAGGAGGTCGCCGGGCTCACCCTCGAGACCGGGGACGGCGACGAACTGACCGTCGGTGGCCGGGTCGCCGCGCTCGAGGACATCGAGGCCCACGAGATAACGGTCGGGCGGAACGAACCGCCCGAGGTCGAGCGCTGA
- a CDS encoding mechanosensitive ion channel family protein — protein sequence MPGGAAVEQDGTNTSTTTAGAETTTGQPGGAGGGPAGTTTAEEANGVDAISDVLAGQLDQLVPPWFPSQELVNLLLAVAIITFAWYASKLVVRLLGRTIAQRLQRPSVTRTALRMVRIAVMGIAFTIVAPLLGLQFGDILLSVTVFSAVLGIVLAPIVGSIINGVFVLADQPYEIGDMIKLADRDTTGFVEDITIRYTKIFTLDNTFLVIDNSSIRGRDVVNYSAEDERTRLSLSITVTYEGDLDEARELIEDAAKEVDMVIPGGPDIRIGSARYPAAPTCYIDQYADHGVMLTLRYWAKQPYKLLTVRSRVQENVWAKLEDADVEIAYPHSHVVFDETSGELPISMREGETRRAGPGGVRPGEAGPASGVDREEE from the coding sequence ATGCCAGGGGGCGCGGCCGTCGAACAGGACGGGACGAACACGTCGACGACGACAGCCGGGGCCGAGACCACGACCGGCCAGCCCGGCGGCGCCGGTGGTGGACCAGCGGGGACGACCACCGCAGAGGAGGCCAACGGCGTCGACGCGATCAGCGATGTGCTGGCCGGCCAGCTCGACCAGCTCGTCCCACCGTGGTTCCCCAGCCAGGAACTCGTCAACCTCCTGCTCGCGGTGGCCATCATCACCTTCGCGTGGTACGCCTCGAAGCTAGTCGTCCGGCTTCTCGGCCGGACCATCGCCCAGCGCCTCCAGCGCCCGAGCGTCACCCGGACCGCCCTCCGGATGGTCCGCATCGCGGTGATGGGCATCGCGTTCACCATCGTCGCCCCACTGCTCGGGCTCCAGTTCGGGGACATCCTCCTCTCGGTGACGGTGTTCTCTGCCGTCCTGGGTATCGTCCTCGCACCCATCGTCGGGAGCATCATCAACGGGGTGTTCGTGCTTGCCGACCAGCCATACGAGATCGGCGACATGATCAAACTCGCCGACAGGGACACCACCGGCTTCGTCGAGGACATCACCATCCGGTACACGAAGATATTCACGCTCGACAACACGTTCCTCGTCATCGACAACTCCTCCATCCGCGGTCGGGACGTCGTCAACTACTCCGCAGAGGACGAACGCACCCGGCTCTCGCTCTCCATCACCGTGACCTACGAGGGCGACCTCGACGAGGCGCGCGAACTCATCGAGGACGCGGCGAAGGAGGTCGACATGGTCATCCCGGGCGGCCCCGACATCCGCATCGGCTCGGCGCGCTACCCGGCCGCCCCGACGTGCTACATCGACCAGTACGCGGACCACGGCGTGATGCTGACGCTGCGCTACTGGGCGAAACAGCCCTACAAACTGCTCACGGTCCGCTCGCGGGTACAGGAGAACGTCTGGGCGAAACTGGAGGACGCCGACGTCGAGATCGCCTACCCGCACTCGCACGTCGTCTTCGACGAGACGAGCGGCGAGCTCCCCATCTCGATGCGAGAGGGTGAGACTCGGCGGGCTGGTCCGGGCGGTGTGCGGCCGGGCGAGGCAGGCCCGGCGTCCGGCGTCGACCGCGAGGAGGAGTAG
- a CDS encoding universal stress protein gives MTRVVVPVRYPLTKHSRRTLESAIDVAREHEAALTVLHVNLYQESKRVTRSDLKRATEREFGALEHVRYVVRRGFLVEETILDEVASEGADVVVIGNKQAGRWRRMLQKLVDDPDIDQYLRRNLDCEVITVQAA, from the coding sequence ATGACCCGCGTGGTGGTTCCCGTCCGGTATCCGCTGACGAAGCATTCCCGTCGCACACTCGAATCGGCCATCGACGTGGCCCGCGAACACGAGGCCGCGCTGACCGTCCTGCACGTCAACCTCTACCAGGAGTCCAAGCGCGTGACCCGTTCCGACCTCAAGCGGGCCACCGAACGCGAGTTCGGCGCGCTGGAGCACGTCCGCTACGTCGTGCGCCGCGGCTTCCTGGTCGAGGAGACCATCCTCGACGAGGTCGCCTCCGAGGGCGCCGACGTCGTCGTCATCGGGAACAAGCAGGCTGGGCGCTGGCGACGCATGCTCCAGAAGCTCGTCGACGACCCCGACATCGACCAGTACCTGCGGCGCAACCTCGACTGCGAAGTGATAACGGTCCAGGCGGCCTGA